In the Paramisgurnus dabryanus chromosome 18, PD_genome_1.1, whole genome shotgun sequence genome, AAACACGGGTGTGAGGGGGTATTGTATGGGCCACTCAGTGGTGAGGGGCAGATGTCCCCAGGGAGAACGGTCGCATGGAGACTGGCTTGTGCCAGGCACAGGGCCTCCCCCTGCTAGGCACCCACTCTTCATCTCATTATGCAGAAGAGCAGATGGAGCGGTTTTTGTGGCTTAGTCTCTGGGTAGGTTTTAGGTTTATAGGGCTTGGCTTTATTTGTATTCTGCAGGCACTGGCTGTCTGAAGCAGTACAATGGAGCTCGCCTGCACGCTGGCGTATTGTTCTGCAGGGGTTTATTTAATTGCTCCTTTACCCTTATGGTAGTTGAGAACAATGCTGGAGATTCAGAGCTAATGTTGCAGAGATAATTCAGCTGCATTCGCCTCCAAAGTCATGCAATGTTTCTAAACGAAAGATGCACAAAAGTGTGTGTGTAGATTAATTAAAAGAGATATTTAATAGTTTGGCTAAAAAGTTTGATTATGCACTCAACAAGTTTTAGTAATGTAAACTTTTGCAAGCATGCATAGTACATATAATGAGTTGCAGTGTGCCAAACTTTTGAAACAAAAGTTTATAAACATGCTATGTCAACCACTTAAAAGTTTCAAATGCTGaattttttctgtttaatgACCAGAAGTTTTAGATTGAGGGAGTGGGGAAGGGTGACCAGATGGTactttctcagccaatcagaagctGTTGTTAGGAAGGAAGGAAAATCCTCTGTCATCTGAGTCTTCACAAATAATAGGAGGAGAAAGTTCAGTTAGTGTTATTGACTAAGTTAATACAAAAACTGGTGCTGATGCTAAGTTTGTTTTAGTTCCTGTATTCTTGAAAATGCACATCTATATTTTCTTAATTAATGAAAccaggcctggtttcacagacaaggctttgCTAAATccaggactaagccttagttaaattaagacgGTTAAAGGCATACttcaccaaaaatgaaaattctgttattatttactcatcctcgtgttgttttaaacctgtatgaatttcttttttctgatgaacacaaaataagatattttgagaagtgatggtaaacacacagcatatagtgtctattgacttccatagtaggaataaaaaatatgatgaaatTTAATGGGttccgtcaactgtgtgctttccatcatttatcaaaatattttctttatcatttatcacaacacttccaaaatattttttcctactatggaagtcaatggacactatctgctgtgtgttaaccatcatttctcaaaatatcttcttttgtgttcatcagagaaaagaaattaatacaggtttagaacaacacgagGACAGGTAAATGATGAccactatttttatttttgggtgaaccatccctttaagcATTTTATATAAACATGCCTTGAATAAAACGTTACTTGTGTTTATATTGAGACAAACAGATTGCACTTCAGatttgtcagtgcaagttattttcagttgagacagtTTAAACATGTGTCTCTTAGTCTAGAACTAGGCCGaaaccttgtctgtgaaaccggggTAAGTGTAATAATTGAGCAATATCACACAAGTAAGAGTGCTTTGTACTGAAGCTTATACACATCCACTTAATATTGTGAAAGTTGCCTTGCTGCAAGACGTATCTATTTCACATAAGGTTACTCAGTATTTCTAACTGTTAGAACTTCTACaagttatgttttaaatcaaaatgaGATGTGTTGAGTTTAATAAGTTAAGTATCAAAACATTCATAAATAATGGATTTCAATTATATCAACAAAGGTTTGTCCGGCAGTACAGTAAACTACTCTGGAATAACAGACATATTACCCCTATTGCATTACCATATCTAAATTCGAGATGATTTGAAAGCTACATTTGTTTTTAGAATTGGATTGAAAAGCAAAACTTAATGTTAGTGCACCCTTCAAAAGGAAGATAAAATACAGCTATTTTCTCTGTTTAATATGTATTTCTATTAATATACAAAGCTGGAGGATGTAGATTTTAGTTTCatttccaaaaaataacttAAAGGATGAAAGTCTTCAAATATAAATTCACATATTTCTTCAGGGAGACTTCTGGAGTTAGTTTAGAAACTACACAATTTTTAAGGAAACATTATTCTCCATGTCACTCACAGCATAATAAACTGAGGTCTGGATtctgcattaaaatgtcattagtGATATAAATATGTGTAACATTTAGATTTTAACTCTCTTTGGCAAGACTTGTCACATCAAATGTTGAGGGCACACATGGACCTTTAATTATTTGGCCAATGTTTGTGTGAAAATAAACTATATGATTTTAAAAACATGCTTAGACTATGAAGTTTTTTTTCCTGTTGCAAGAAAAGATAAGAattttaaaaactaaaacaatgttaaatgtgtttaattacAAAACAACTGTTATTATGTCATGCACAAGAATAAATTGGCTGCACAAACAAGCTGAATTGAAACTCTTTTATTTGAACTTTTCtaacacaaaatatttacaatGAAACTTTAGACAAAGTAAaacatttcttcatttcttttttgtctagaattatttaaaacagcataaatatgtttcttttttttcttttttcctatgATCCTAAAGTTAAAACTTTAGATTGActtttatctttcttttttgtttgttttctctttttctgtCATATAAATTTTTCTAAAGTGAAACCTTTAGAGTATAAGACAATTCTGGAAAGTGGAAAGCACATTGCTGACAATAAGGTACGTTATATTGTGcaacaattacatttttaaaaacgtcGGTGATGTTAAAGTccattttttaaaaacgttgCTTCGACGCACCGCCGCGTCCTCTGCGTGTCCAACGCATGCGATATTTGCTCTTTGATAAACAGAGGCAAAACTCgcttctcctttctctccaaaCCTCATCCGCACAAAGAATGAGGGCCATTGTGTCGCTCTCGTGGCATACCTGACCTCATTCACATAAAGAATGAGGATCATCTTGGCATGGACGTGACGAGAAACGACGTAGAACCGCGAGGGCCACTCGGGCCTGACTCGCGCTGCTTGGACTGATAAGCCTCCTCAGGAGCATCCAGGGATGTGGAAACATCATCATCCTTGATTCAAAGAATGAGCAGAGTATTCCTCAAGGTTTACAACATCTCAGCAAAGAAGAGTAAAGCTCCAGATCAACGCTCTGGCAGGGTGATCTCAGGAACCCAGTCGTTATAACTGCGACTTTCCTCGCAGAACAGGTGGAGCTTTTCTAAAGCAGGATCTTCCCACGAACCATCAGCTGGGTTCTGTAAAAACATAAGAAATTAAATCAAAAACATATCTTGGAATGCACTGCAAAATAAGATGATGATTGTGCTCTTAAATCAATCTAAGCAGCATGCGCGCTTACCGTTATAAGGACACAGTGCGCGTCCTGACCCTTGGCACCAACCAGATTTCGAAGACGTTTCAAGTCATTCACCCTGACGATGCTAATGTCGTTGTCAAAGCAAAAGGCTTGAATCAGAGTAAAATGGATTTGCAGAGCGATGTCACACTCAAAGTCATCAGTAGCCAAAACGCAGAAAGACACACTGTCGGGGTCCCTGTAAAAACAAAAGAAGTTTGAGGTGAGCTGACATgcaaaaatagacattaaaTAAGCCATATAACAAATtcaatatattgtttatttGACGACAGATTATTTCCAGACTTACTCGTTCATTATTTGTGCGCTTTCATAGACACCAACAGTAAGTCGACCCTCTGCCTTGGCAGACAGCAGAGCTTCAGACAGAGATTTCCCTTCAATAACCATGCTGGCTTTGAATAAGTAGACTTTGGCCGTTTaagatatacagtatatagtGGATCGAGAAGAGTGAGTACAACCCTGACACGCGACCAGTACTTATAGTGCGACAGTGGCACGCGTTTCCACCgcgcgatctgattggctggtcagaacaaaaaaagaaaCGGACTATCCAAGACGCGTGCCTTTAGACATGCATGACATCTGTAGAAGTCTAAGAAAGGATCAA is a window encoding:
- the LOC135776237 gene encoding growth arrest and DNA damage-inducible protein GADD45 gamma; the encoded protein is MVIEGKSLSEALLSAKAEGRLTVGVYESAQIMNEDPDSVSFCVLATDDFECDIALQIHFTLIQAFCFDNDISIVRVNDLKRLRNLVGAKGQDAHCVLITNPADGSWEDPALEKLHLFCEESRSYNDWVPEITLPER